A DNA window from Anastrepha ludens isolate Willacy chromosome 6, idAnaLude1.1, whole genome shotgun sequence contains the following coding sequences:
- the LOC128866040 gene encoding transcription factor grauzone-like, whose translation MFYEQSCLLCLEKTSATDGRINIDSDDPQSVKIHEAIKQHFREELSMIPFLTTKVVCNQCWELVQSFDEFYVRVQKAHLAASDKLKFLQEMEIEVKEIKVETNTLEEFISLPNRRSKHSRGLETVEKNVEYKSIVTQENGYNTEQDQDVNEENLVIKCEVIQDDTLDAKISPQILEDESESRSSVSEDVKKHEEEKALQRAPHKILRAKGRPRKKRAKEKRETKQQNKKRHKTTGYDEFIAQNFTLICFLCQKSLTDFKELKSHFRKHHQTIGYVMCCGKKLLNRGVLVDHINVHNNPEYFKCQHCEKVLCDRNGLEKHLQYFHGSRERTYHCTICSKSFFSSKVLARHCLIHAPDEQKNIKCTQCDKAFSNKYSMKQHLALVHLNLYAKICDICGKALNGNEAFRRHQEEHAGIPASSVKCNLCNAELKTKYGLARHMKTMHTEKYQTPQVCPFCSKLSPTLMAHRSHIEYMHLNKKKHACKLCDKAFKSPKSLQEHMTTHTGEVFCTCTFCPQTFNSKSNMYTHRKRKHPKEWAEKCAKKRNSTGIGQNIQKDVTPMIELSDASKAHV comes from the exons ATGTTTTACGAGCAATCGTGTTTATTGTGCTTGGAAAAAACCAGCGCAACTGATGGTCGAATAAATATTGATTCTGATGATCCGCAATCAGTAAAGATTCATGAGGCAATTAAACAACATTTTAGAGAAGAG CTCAGTATGATACCTTTTTTAACAACCAAAGTCGTGTGTAACCAATGCTGGGAATTGGTACAATCTTTTGATGAATTTTATGTTCGTGTACAGAAGGCGCACTTAGCAGCGAGCgacaaacttaaatttttgcaagagatggagatagaagtaaaagaaattaaagtgGAAACGAACACGTTAGAGGAGTTTATTTCTCTTCCAAATCGTCGAAGTAAACACTCACGCGGTCTGGAAACTGTTGAGAAAAATGTGGAGTACAAGTCAATTGTTACACAGGAAAACGGATATAACACTGAACAGGATCAGGATGTAAATGAAGAAAATCTTGTTATAAAGTGTGAAGTTATACAAGATGATACATTAGATGCAAAAATTTCACCGCAGATTTTAGAAGATGAGAGTGAATCACGGAGCTCAGTATCAGAAGACGTtaaaaagcatgaagaagagAAGGCATTGCAACGTGCCCCACATAAAATATTGCGGGCTAAAGGAAGGCCAAGAAAAAAACGGGCAAaagaaaagagagaaacaaagcaacaaaataaaaagcgaCATAAAACTACGGGCTATGATGAATTTATTGcacaaaattttacattaatCTGCTTTCTTTGTCAAAAGTCTCTAACAGACTTTAAGGAATTAAAAAGTCATTTTCGCAAGCACCACCAAACAATTGGATATGTAATGTGTTGTGGCAAGAAATTACTTAACCGAGGTGTGCTTGTTGATCATATCAATGTTCACAACAACCCAGAATATTTCAAATGTCAACACTGCGAGAAGGTATTATGTGATCGAAATGGTCTCGAAAAGCATTTGCAGTATTTTCATGGATCCAGAGAACGTACTTATCATTGCACTATTTGCTCCAAAAGCTTTTTCAGCAGTAAAGTTCTAGCTCGACATTGTCTAATACATGCACCAGACgaacagaaaaatattaagtgCACACAATGCGATAAAGC ATTCAGTAATAAGTACAGCATGAAACAACACTTAGCGCTTGTTCATCTAAATTTATATGCGAAGATATGTGATATTTGTGGCAAGGCTTTAAACGGAAATGAAGCATTTCGACGGCATCAGGAGGAACATGCTGGTATACCCGCGTCCTCTGTGAAGTGTAATTTATGTAATGCAGAGCTTAAGACAAAATACGGATTGGCGCGGCACATGAAAACTATGCATACCGAGAAGTATCAAACTCCCCAAGTCTGTCCATTTTGCTCTAAATTATCTCCAACTCTAATGGCACATAGAAGCCATATTGAGTATATGCAcctcaataaaaaaaagcatgccTGCAAGCTTTGTGACAAAGCATTCAAATCGCCAAAAAGCCTACAA GAACATATGACAACACATACAGGAGAAGTTTTCTGTACTTGCACATTTTGTCCCCAAACGTTCAATTCTAAATCGAACATGTACACTCATCGTAAACGAAAGCATCCAAAAGAATGGGcagaaaaatgtgcaaaaaaaagaaattccacTGGAATTgggcaaaatattcaaaaagatgTGACACCCATGATAGAGCTGTCTGATGCAAGCAAAGCACATGTTTAA